From the Candidatus Eisenbacteria bacterium genome, the window GGGCGCCTTCTGCCTCATGGCTTCCATCGGGCACCGCACCGGGTTGTTCGACGCCATGCGTGATCAACCGCCCATGACGTCTGACGCGCTCGCCGAGCGCGCCGGCTTGAACGAGCGCTACGTGCGCGAGTGGCTCGGCGCGATGACGACGGCAGGTGCTATCGAAGTGGATCCGGCGACCAACCGCTACCTCCTGCCGCCCGAGCACGCGGCGTATCTCACGCGTGCCGCAGCGGCCGATAATTTTTCAGTGTTCACTCAGTACATTTCGCTGCTCGGCTCCGTCGAGGATGAAATTGTTGAGTGCTTCAAGAACGGCGGTGGCGTGCCTTACGAGCGCTTCCCACGATTTCACGAAGTCATGGCCGAGGACAGCGGGCAGTCGGTCATGTCATCGCTGGAGACCCACATCCTGCCGCTGGTTCCTGGCCTCGCCGAGCGCCTGCGGAGCGGCATCCGCATGCTCGACGTCGGGTGCGGGCGCGGCCGCATCATCAACCGTCTCGCCGAGCTGTTCCCGGCCAGCCGCTTCGTGGGCATGGACCTGTCCATGGAGGCGATTGCGACCGGGCGCATGGAGGCGGTGGCGCGGCGTCTGGGCAACGTGGAATTCCTCCCGGTCGATCTCAGCGACTTCGACCAGCGCGCCGAGGCGGAGACTTTTGATTTCATCACGACGTTCGATGCGGTGCACGACCAGGCGAAGCCTCTCGCGGTCCTCAAAGGCATCCATCGTGCGCTGAAGCCAGATGGCGTTTACTTGATGCAAGACATTCATGGCTCGAGCCACGTGCACAAGAACCTCGACCATCCGATGGGCACGTTCCTGTACACCGTGTCATGCCTCCACTGCATGACGGTTTCATTGGCACAGGGCGGCGAGGGGCTGGGCGCGATGTGGGGCGAGGAGATGGCGCGCGAGTATCTCGCGGAAGCGGGCTTCCGCTCGGTGGAGATGCACCGGCTCGCGCATGATATTCAGAATAATTGGTATGTGGTGCGCAAATAGGTGGGAGCGAGCGGGTGAGGATGGCGTGTGGAGGCTTATCGCGACGGCAAGCCGTCGCGATTACATGAAGCTAGGTTGCCGCTTCGCCCGGAACGCCTCGTACGCCTCGCGATAATTTGGGTGCTCCATCAGCTCCGCCTGCACCCGCGCTTCGTGATCGAGAGCCTGCTCGAGCGTCATGTGGGCCTCGAGCTCGAGCGCCTGCTTGGTGACCGCCAGCGCGTCCGCGGGGCCTTTTGCGAGCTTTTCGGCGAGCGCCATGGCCTCGGGCATGATGCGGTCCTGCGACACGACCCGGTGATAAAGCCCGATCTCTCCCGCGCGCTGCGCGCTGATGAAATCCCCGGTCATCAGGAGTTCGGTGGCGTGCGTGAGGCCGACCATTCGGGGCAACAGCCACGAAGCACCCATGTCGGCGCCGGAGAGCCCCACCCGTACAAACAAGAAAGCGATCTTGGCGCTCTCCGCGGCCACGCGAAAGTCGCAGGCCGCGGCGATCACGGCGCCCGCGCCGGCCACCGTGCCGTTGAGCGCGGCGATCACCGGCCGGCGGCAGCGGCGGATGGCCAGCACCAGGTCGCAGGTCATGCGGGTGAACTCGAGCAGCTCCTTGGGGCCTCGGCCGAACAGGGCGCCGATGATGTCCTCGACGTCGCCTCCCGAGCAGAAGCCGCGTCCTGCGCCGGTGATCACGATGGCGCGGACACCGGGCTCCTGGTCGAGCGCGCGGAAGGTGTCGCGCAGCTCGGCGTAGACCTCGAAGGTCAATGCATTGAGGCGCTCGGGTCGG encodes:
- a CDS encoding class I SAM-dependent methyltransferase, whose translation is GAFCLMASIGHRTGLFDAMRDQPPMTSDALAERAGLNERYVREWLGAMTTAGAIEVDPATNRYLLPPEHAAYLTRAAAADNFSVFTQYISLLGSVEDEIVECFKNGGGVPYERFPRFHEVMAEDSGQSVMSSLETHILPLVPGLAERLRSGIRMLDVGCGRGRIINRLAELFPASRFVGMDLSMEAIATGRMEAVARRLGNVEFLPVDLSDFDQRAEAETFDFITTFDAVHDQAKPLAVLKGIHRALKPDGVYLMQDIHGSSHVHKNLDHPMGTFLYTVSCLHCMTVSLAQGGEGLGAMWGEEMAREYLAEAGFRSVEMHRLAHDIQNNWYVVRK
- a CDS encoding enoyl-CoA hydratase family protein encodes the protein MPIAPRAFLYELDLKTQVATITLNRPERLNALTFEVYAELRDTFRALDQEPGVRAIVITGAGRGFCSGGDVEDIIGALFGRGPKELLEFTRMTCDLVLAIRRCRRPVIAALNGTVAGAGAVIAAACDFRVAAESAKIAFLFVRVGLSGADMGASWLLPRMVGLTHATELLMTGDFISAQRAGEIGLYHRVVSQDRIMPEAMALAEKLAKGPADALAVTKQALELEAHMTLEQALDHEARVQAELMEHPNYREAYEAFRAKRQPSFM